CTGCGGCGCGTCCAGCAGCACCCGCGCGCGCACGGCGGCCCCGGCCACGGGAGCCTCGCCACCACCTGAGCCCGGCGGCGCCGCGTCCGCGCCGTCCTCGCCAGCGCCCGTCGGCTCCTCGCCGCTCCACGCCTCGACACGCACCGTGAGCTGTCCGGACGGCTGGCGCCACACGGTCCAGGCCGCCGCGATCAGGGGCGCAGCGCCCAGCACGGCGACGTCGGGCCGGCCGAACACGCCGCCCGCGATGAGGAGCACCGCGCTCGCCACGGCGCCCGCGCCGGCCGCCCGGCTGCGGGACCAGCCCTCGCTCACTCGACGCGCGCCTGGCGCCCGGCCGCCACCGCCACGGCCGCGTCCGACGCGGCGGCCCCGCGGACGGTGGGCGGCACCGGCGTCCCGGTCAGGACCTCGGTGACGACACGCTGCGGCGCGAGCCCCGTGGCCCAGGCCTGCGGGTTGAGGGAGAGCCGGTGCGCGAGGGTCGCGACCCCCACGGCCTTGACGTCCTCCGGCACGACGAAGTCGCGCCCGTCCAGCACCGCGAGCGCCCGCGCGACCAGCACGAGGGCCTGCGACCCTCGCGGCGAGGCCCCCACCTCGACGGCGCCGTGCGCGCGGGTGGCCGCGGCCAGGTCCACGCAGTAGCCGAGCACGTCCGGGTCCACGACGACCGCCTCGACCCCGGCCTGCATCTGGGAGAGCGTCGCTGCGTCGACCACCTGGCGGACGTCCGCGTGCTCGCGGCGGCGGGCCAGCCGGCGGCCCAGAACGTCCATCTCAGCCTCGCGATCGGGGTACCCGACCGCCAGGCGCACCATGAACCGGTCGAGCTGGGCCTCGGGCAGCGGGTACGTGCCCTCGTACTCGACCGGGTTCGACGTGGCGATCACGTGGAACGGCTCGGCGAGCCGGTGCGTCGTCCCGTCGACCGTGACCTGCCGCTCGGCCATGGCCTCCAGCAACGCGGACTGCGTCTTGGGCGCGGTGCGGTTGATCTCGTCGGCGAGCAGCAACCCGGTGAACACGGGGCCGGGCCGGAACGCGAACGTCGCCGACGACGGGTCGAACACGCTCGACCCGGTGAGGTCGGAGGGCAGCAGGTCCGGGGTGCACTGCACCCGGCGGAAGTCCAGGCCGAGCGCGGTGGCGAGGCTGCGGGCCGCGAGGGTCTTGCCCAGGCCCGGCACGTCCTCGAAGAGCACGTGGCCGCCGGCCAGGATCGCTGCGAGGGCGACCTGCAGCGGCTCGCGCATGCCGACCACCGCCGTCCCGACCTCGTCGAGCACGGCGCGGCCGCGGGCGGCGACCTCGGGGACGGAGAGCACGGTGCTGGTCATCGGACAGTTCTCCTGGGGGATCGCGGTGCGGTAGATCGCGTGTCGGCGGGCGGCGGGTCAGAAGGTCGACGGTCGGTCGATCGGTGCTCCTGGGAGCCGATGGCGGTGGTCGTCGGCAGGGTCCGGGCAGGGCCGAGCCTCTCCAGGACGTCGACGGCGTGGCGCACGTCAGCCAGCCGTGGCATCGGCAGGCTCGTGCGGGTCAGCGTGCGGTGGGCCCGCTCGCCGACGAGGTCCCGCAGCGCCGCGTCGTGCTCCGGGTCCTCGAGCCGCACCCCGTGCCGTGCCAGCCGGACGGCGGCGGTCCGGCGCAGCACGCGGTGCGCGCGCTCCCCGACGCGGCGGTCACGGGCCACCATCGCCCAGGCCAGGTCCTGCACCTCGCCCCGGGCGCCGTGCCTGCGGGGCTCGTGCTCGCGAGCGGGCCGGACGTCGGGATCGGGCTCGACGCGCTCGACCACCAGCACGACGACCGCCAGGGCGAGCCCGAGGAGGGCCGCCGACTCAGCCTCGACGCCGACCGCCCACGCCACGAGGGCGCCGGCGGCGCCGACGGCCAGCGGCCGCACGACCGCCCGCCCCACGCGCCTCACGGGAGGGCCT
The sequence above is a segment of the Cellulomonas chengniuliangii genome. Coding sequences within it:
- a CDS encoding AAA family ATPase, with the protein product MTSTVLSVPEVAARGRAVLDEVGTAVVGMREPLQVALAAILAGGHVLFEDVPGLGKTLAARSLATALGLDFRRVQCTPDLLPSDLTGSSVFDPSSATFAFRPGPVFTGLLLADEINRTAPKTQSALLEAMAERQVTVDGTTHRLAEPFHVIATSNPVEYEGTYPLPEAQLDRFMVRLAVGYPDREAEMDVLGRRLARRREHADVRQVVDAATLSQMQAGVEAVVVDPDVLGYCVDLAAATRAHGAVEVGASPRGSQALVLVARALAVLDGRDFVVPEDVKAVGVATLAHRLSLNPQAWATGLAPQRVVTEVLTGTPVPPTVRGAAASDAAVAVAAGRQARVE